A DNA window from Coffea arabica cultivar ET-39 chromosome 6c, Coffea Arabica ET-39 HiFi, whole genome shotgun sequence contains the following coding sequences:
- the LOC140008355 gene encoding 2-Cys peroxiredoxin BAS1, chloroplastic-like isoform X2, with the protein MACSAASTALLSSSTSPNPPRPSISPKSFLSSQTLSTPSSFNTLRKSSSSLSSLSHVPCSFSSRSSFPNRRSFVVRASELPLVGNQAPDFEAEAVFDQEFIKVKLSEYIGKKYVVLFFYPLDFTFVCPTEITAFSDRYEEFRKLNTEVLGVSVDSVFSHLAWVQTERKAGGLGDLKYPLISDITRSISAAYNVLIPDQGIALRGLFIIDKEGVIQHATINNLAIGRSVDESLRTLQVLWLAQEGLEHRHLHLRR; encoded by the exons ATGGCCTGCTCAGCGGCTTCAACAGCCTTGCTTTCATCATCAACATCCCCAAACCCCCCGAGGCCTTCCATTTCTCCCAAATCTTTTTTATCCTCTCAAACCCTATCCACTCCTTCCTCTTTCAATACCCTCCGTAAGTCCTCGTCCTCGCTCTCCTCCTTATCCCATGTCCCCTGCTCCTTCTCTTCCCGCTCTTCCTTCCCCAATCGCCGAAGTTTCGTTGTCCGAGCA AGTGAACTTCCACTAGTTGGAAATCAAGCACCAGACTTTGAGGCAGAGGCTGTTTTTGATCAAGAATTCATCAAG GTTAAACTCTCCGAGTATATTGGGAAGAAATATGTTGTCCTTTTTTTCTATCCACTGGATTTCACATTTGTTTGTCCAACTG AAATAACTGCCTTTAGTGACCGGTATGAAGAATTTCGGAAGTTGAATACAGAGGTACTTGGTGTTTCAGTAGACAGTGTG TTCTCGCATCTTGCATGGGTCCAGACAGAGAGAAAAGCTGGTGGATTAGGTGATTTGAAATATCCATTAATTTCTGATATCACCAGGTCAATCTCAGCAGCATATAATGTATTGATCCCAGATCAG GGAATTGCATTGAGAGGGCTTTTTATTATCGACAAGGAAGGAGTTATTCAACACGCAACCATTAACAACCTTGCAATTGGCAGGAGTGTTGACGAATCATTGAGAACACTGCAG
- the LOC140008355 gene encoding uncharacterized protein isoform X1 — protein MACSAASTALLSSSTSPNPPRPSISPKSFLSSQTLSTPSSFNTLRKSSSSLSSLSHVPCSFSSRSSFPNRRSFVVRASELPLVGNQAPDFEAEAVFDQEFIKVKLSEYIGKKYVVLFFYPLDFTFVCPTEITAFSDRYEEFRKLNTEVLGVSVDSVFSHLAWVQTERKAGGLGDLKYPLISDITRSISAAYNVLIPDQGIALRGLFIIDKEGVIQHATINNLAIGRSVDESLRTLQDHVASGSVATMPDTLHHLSTSSSTTPPFITPKFPSLSRPKHAYLAPPPPQPDSNSIPSTALPSSSSQENNNIAPPLKFQLLQEKLLYLDSLGLDSLYCLAAHSPILFTPLSQIKSLVKFLHSLGLTTPDLRRAFFMCPDLLATPLRTVLRPTVTFLLREAHVSGKDLRHVINRRPRLLTCSVDRRLRPTLYFLRGTIGIDDVSRCAPLLSCCVKSKFIPRLDYFLKLGIPKREAISLFRRFPSLFCYSIEENLEPKFNYFVVEMGRELRELVDFPHYFSFSLENRIKPRHKMCVERGVCLSLPVMLKSSEARFMDRLEVCCDSSVPLATSPLWCKRVNLDIDVR, from the exons ATGGCCTGCTCAGCGGCTTCAACAGCCTTGCTTTCATCATCAACATCCCCAAACCCCCCGAGGCCTTCCATTTCTCCCAAATCTTTTTTATCCTCTCAAACCCTATCCACTCCTTCCTCTTTCAATACCCTCCGTAAGTCCTCGTCCTCGCTCTCCTCCTTATCCCATGTCCCCTGCTCCTTCTCTTCCCGCTCTTCCTTCCCCAATCGCCGAAGTTTCGTTGTCCGAGCA AGTGAACTTCCACTAGTTGGAAATCAAGCACCAGACTTTGAGGCAGAGGCTGTTTTTGATCAAGAATTCATCAAG GTTAAACTCTCCGAGTATATTGGGAAGAAATATGTTGTCCTTTTTTTCTATCCACTGGATTTCACATTTGTTTGTCCAACTG AAATAACTGCCTTTAGTGACCGGTATGAAGAATTTCGGAAGTTGAATACAGAGGTACTTGGTGTTTCAGTAGACAGTGTG TTCTCGCATCTTGCATGGGTCCAGACAGAGAGAAAAGCTGGTGGATTAGGTGATTTGAAATATCCATTAATTTCTGATATCACCAGGTCAATCTCAGCAGCATATAATGTATTGATCCCAGATCAG GGAATTGCATTGAGAGGGCTTTTTATTATCGACAAGGAAGGAGTTATTCAACACGCAACCATTAACAACCTTGCAATTGGCAGGAGTGTTGACGAATCATTGAGAACACTGCAG GACCATGTCGCTAGCGGTTCAGTAGCTACAATGCCAGATACCCTCCACCACCTTtccacctcctcctccaccacTCCCCCTTTCATCACCCCAAAATTTCCTTCGCTTTCCCGCCCCAAGCACGCCTATTTGGCCCCTCCTCCTCCGCAACCCGATTCCAATTCCATCCCTTCCACCGCCCTCCCATCATCCAGTTCCCAGGAAAATAACAACATTGCCCCTCCTCTCAAATTCCAGCTCCTCCAGGAGAAACTCCTCTACTTAGACTCCCTCGGCCTCGACTCTCTCTACTGCCTCGCTGCCCACTCACCTATCCTTTTTACTCCTCTCTCCCAGATCAAGTCCCTCGTCAAATTCCTCCACTCCCTCGGCCTCACTACCCCTGATCTCCGCCGCGCTTTTTTCATGTGCCCCGACCTTCTGGCCACCCCTCTCAGAACCGTCTTGAGACCCACCGTTACTTTTCTCCTCCGGGAGGCCCACGTCAGCGGCAAGGATCTCCGTCACGTCATCAACCGCCGCCCCCGCCTCCTCACTTGCAGCGTCGACCGCCGCCTTCGCCCGACCCTTTACTTCCTCCGAGGTACCATTGGCATTGACGATGTCAGCAGGTGCGCTCCTCTTCTCTCCTGCTGCGTCAAATCAAAGTTCATCCCTCGTCTCGACTATTTTTTGAAACTTGGGATACCCAAAAGGGAGGCCATTTCGCTATTTCGGAGGTTTCCGTCCCTGTTTTGTTACAGTATAGAGGAGAATTTAGAGCCCAAATTCAATTACTTCGTGGTGGAAATGGGAAGGGAGTTGAGAGAGTTGGTTGATTTCCCACACTATTTTTCGTTTAGCTTAGAGAATAGGATAAAGCCAAGGCACAAGATGTGTGTGGAGAGGGGGGTGTGTCTGTCATTGCCTGTGATGTTGAAGTCTTCGGAGGCCCGATTTATGGATAGGTTGGAAGTCTGTTGTGATTCTTCGGTTCCTTTGGCAACTTCTCCATTGTGGTGCAAAAGGGTCAATCTTGATATTGATGTAAGATAG
- the LOC140008956 gene encoding protein SEEDLING LETHAL 1, chloroplastic-like, with product MRGTLDLAFTKCEKFLKLLYLDSLGLDSLYCLAAHSPILFTPLSQIKSLVKFLHSLSLTTPDLRRAFSMCPDLLATPLRTVLRPAVTFLLREAHVSGKDLRHVINRRPRLLTCSVDRRLRPTLYFLRGTIGIDDVSRCAPLLSCCVESKFIPRLDYFLKLGIPKREAISLFRRFPSLFCYSIEENLEPKFNYFVVEMGRELRELVDFPHYFSFSLENRIKPRHKMCVEKGVCLSLPVMLKSSEARFMDRLEVCYDSSVPLATSPLWCKRVNLDIDVR from the coding sequence ACTCTCTCTACTGCCTCGCTGCCCACTCACCTATCCTTTTTACTCCTCTCTCCCAGATCAAGTCCCTCGTCAAATTCCTCCACTCCCTCAGCCTCACCACCCCTGATCTCCGCCGCGCTTTTTCCATGTGCCCCGACCTTCTGGCCACCCCTCTCAGAACCGTCTTGAGACCCGCCGTTACTTTTCTCCTCCGGGAGGCCCACGTCAGCGGCAAGGATCTCCGCCACGTCATCAACCGCCGCCCCCGCCTCCTCACTTGCAGCGTCGACCGCCGCCTTCGTCCGACCCTTTACTTCCTCCGAGGTACCATTGGCATTGACGATGTCAGCAGGTGCGCTCCTCTTCTCTCCTGCTGCGTCGAATCAAAGTTCATCCCTCGTCTCGACTATTTTTTGAAACTTGGGATACCCAAAAGGGAGGCCATTTCGCTATTTCGGAGGTTTCCGTCCCTGTTTTGTTACAGTATAGAGGAGAATTTAGAGCCCAAATTCAATTACTTCGTGGTGGAAATGGGAAGGGAGTTGAGGGAGTTGGTTGATTTCCCACACTATTTTTCGTTTAGCTTAGAGAATAGGATAAAGCCAAGGCACAAGATGTGTGTGGAGAAGGGGGTGTGTCTGTCATTGCCTGTGATGTTGAAGTCTTCGGAGGCCCGATTTATGGATAGGTTGGAAGTCTGTTATGATTCTTCGGTTCCTTTGGCAACTTCTCCATTGTGGTGCAAAAGGGTCAATCTTGATATTGATGTAAGATAG